The following nucleotide sequence is from Pygocentrus nattereri isolate fPygNat1 chromosome 25, fPygNat1.pri, whole genome shotgun sequence.
aaTGTGAGgatcagtgtgtgtgatgtggttGAGCTTGTGTGTCTTCGGCAGTGAGAATACTAACCTACATTAGTTAGATTTCTAAAGTTGGGTAGTCTTTTTAACTGGTTTACACATTATATTGGTCTTTATGACTGTATTTCCCCTCACTAGCCAGTAGGATGAGCAGAAAGCTTCGTAAAGCAGTTAACAAGCTAGCTAACACcacagtaataaaatacagaTTTCAAGTTTAAGCCTTTCAATAAAGCGTTACTTGAGACATACAAAGATGCCTGTTACGAACTTAAAACTGGCCGTATTTGAACAAGAGCTGACATAAAAATCTCATATAGCACCAACTCGCTAGCTTGATGCTAAAATAACTAacctagctaggttagctagcttagctaactACTATGGTGAACGTCGAAATCATGACGTCTTCAGTGGACGCCGCTCAGATCGGCTTAATTCGTGCTTGTACCGATATTTCGTTCTATTCCTCGCGGACAGTACATGTAGAAACAGTTTGTTGTTAAGCCTTCAGTGATGTTTAAGGTGTATTTATGCCCCATATCCTCATCAGTCTCGCTAAGTTGTGTGAATAGATTTGAAACATTTGttgctgaaataaataaacggCATTACACAGCACAGTAATTTGTCTGTGTTATTACTGTTAGACTACTTATCTTGGAAGTTAGTTTCCCTTTAGTCTTTGAAGCTGAGGTCTTATTGTTATGGTACTAATGTGACTTGTCTTTGCAGTCATATTCATATTATACCACCTTTATACCTGAGAATACAGGGGGAACATCTTTACCTAAAGTGGGTTCACTTTTCTCAGGCTCTGGTTAAAGATACTCCCTGTTTTTTCAGCGTAAAGTTGGTATAATATGATAATAAAAGTTACGGAGTGAAATGATCGTGCACAGATATAGATTATCAGCATCACTGTTGTGCTTTAAATCTGCTCCAGCTGGAATATACAAGGGGAAACCACTTTTCATAGGTGCACTGAGATAATCTAGGGGGAACTGAATTTACCGTAACACCTgtttaaaaactaaatacatTAGCTAGACATTGCTGGGTAATGAGTGTGCAATGGTTTTCGGTCTGTACCGTACTCTACCACTATTAAAAGGTTTCAATGAAATGACTTTACTAGCGTAAATAATTGGTGTAGGCTATAAACAGGATCCTGAAGAACATGGGATCTAGCTATAGCGAGgaagtttacatttatggcattttgcagacgctcttatccagagcgacttacaatttgatcagtttttacacaggtaggccaaggtagtattaggagtcttgcccaaggactcttattggtatagtgtagggtgtttgcccaggtgggggattgaaccccagtctacagcgtagaaggcacaggtgttacccactacactaaccaaccactggtTTGTGCTTTGGCATAAAAAGAAATGACTACAATAGACAGATTAAAATTCACTTACTTTATTCAAGGGCACAATTAGTATATGAGGAGAACACAAATACCTAAGGTTCAACATGATACATTGGCAGGTACAGGGGTGGGTGACTTGTATTTCACTTGGAAAGCTATTAGCAGTGAAAATCCTGGGTTCTGTTAACTTGACATTAAATTAGTTGGACATTAGCACATGTACTACATCTCCTAGCTACATGTTGATCAGACCTCTTCAGGCACTGAAGAGAGATAGTCTCTTCCCTTTTGTAGCAGTAAACAGGCTAATAAGCCATTAGCCAAGTTGTGTGTTGATTTGATGGGCTCAGCGGTGCTCAGCTTGGCACTGTGTAATTTTAACGTGAGCATAGTTTAATAACTGTGGCTGACAGGCCCCCTCTTACTTCACCAAACCACGAGTCAATGCATGTTTATATTCCTGTTTTTGGGGTATTTAAATTTACACAGTCATTACTGTGTTGATGTTTCAGTGTCACACCTAATCTAACCTAACCCAGCCCTTGAAGGGTGAAAGCATCTCACATCTGTTGTAAGCATATTTGCTTGTaggattttccagtttaaagaccaAGTAAACCACTTCTGATGATTTTAAAGCTGGGAGTGGTGCTTAATGGAGCTTTGAAGTAACAACAGCTTTGGGGTAGATTTTTCAGGGTTGTTTAGAAAtgtaacatatatttttaactgATATTGCTGGGAAGCTGAGTATCTTGCAGCTTGGTAACTGAAGTAGCTTACTCTTCAAAGTATCATTATAATGGAGTTAATATATTACTAAACAATAGAAATTACTATAGTCATACGAGgaggacaacaagctaaaagctaaagttagctatGTAGCTACCTGGCTGTCTAACTTTAACTTCAGTTTAGCTTATTTTGTCTGGcttaaagcattaaaaaaacttGCCTCTGGTGTTCATTTTGTggtgactgtttttttttttcacaattttattTGATGACTGAGGTAAGAGTTACAGCAATGCTATTTATTAGCTTATATTAATAGCCTTGGTTGTACTTATTAGCCTATAGCTCAGCGGCTAGGCTAGTAGTCAGGGCTGGTTGATGCCAAAATGGTTGTAacgcatgctgggtattgtagtgagagaacactgatgaacgAAAACATGAAAACCTGATGTAAAGTTCATGACAGATCTATAAAATACTGTATAACActacaaataacatattaaactatttttaggccagaatgcccctttaacCACAGTAACCAAAATTAAACCTTCTGGCTAAATgctgcatttttattcatattaattttcattcattttccttaTGGGAACCACCCAAATGTTTCATCTGTAACTCTAGTGACAGTCAAAATGTCCACATTTTCCCATCATACTGGGGGAAATTTAGTTGCCACAAAGACATGGCCATGCACATATGcatacaaacaaaacagtaaCAAGACATTAAACTAATTGCTACCAGTCAATAATACCTCCTCAACTCTCTTCAGCCTTTCTACCTACTCTTTTCTCAGGTTGCAACCATCTTGCTGTAGACCTAGTGCTTAGGTGTGAGTGTCAGGGTCTGGTCCTGGTCATCTTGTGCACTGGGGAGTTTATTCAAGGACACACCTGGTGAGTTGGAGCTAAATTTACCAGAAAGTGTAACTCCAGACTATTTCAGAACCCCTTTATTATATATTCATTTCAAATAAGTTTTAAACTTAAGCATGTTAACAAGTAAAGACCCTGGGATGTGCCTCCTAAAAAGATGAGGAAGTAATAGGTTTAATACAactaaagtcattttaaaaaatttgggGGCAGTATTTTTCTTTTGCAGCACAGACACTTGGGTGGTGCTGGTGAGGAAAAGGGAGCTTTGAGTGGTTAAAGGGCTAGGTGCATCGTCACAGGCCAAACTTCGCCTCAGGTGCATTTGTTCATGCAGAGCAGCAGTTCCATGCGGATGGCAATGCGGGTGTGCCAGCCCAGAGGTATGATGCGGATGTAGCGGGCCACGATGGGCGGGCGGAGCAGGTTCTGAACTGAGGACGAGCGGTCAGAGTTCCCGTAAAACACCTGTGAAGAGGACAGCATGCATATAAAAGACAGTGTATACAGTAAAAGAAGGGTTATCAGTCCTGATCCTAGAGGGAGTCCAACACTGTTTaatgattttcctgctcaaacataCCAACTAAACCGCTCACCAGCTGCTGTTGAATCAGGTGTAGTTGAGTGGGGAAATCACCAAACAATACTTGACAAAGGCCGTCTTGGACTGGACCTGGCAACCCTGCACTAAAATGTGGGATGTAGTTTGTTTCAGTCGGTTTACAATTCATAAAGGATAGATTCAGACATTTTGGGACACTTTCAGAAAGTCATTTTggtaatacaatataataatgGCTTCTTGATTCTTGGCCTGTGACCTTTGTGCCCCTAATTTCCTAAAACACTGTCCCATTTTATTTGAATCCACTCTATGAgttgtacaaatatgtacaaaaacaccaaaaaaggatacatcattcattcatgtgcaaacaaagtcattgatcAATTCATCTTACCAAGTAAGAATTGTTCAGGAGCTAGTCATGTAAAATGCCTCCCTCACATTGTTATTACATCAAATGCATTTCTTGATTCCTGACATATTGTCTGTGGATAGTTTAGACAGAGCTTTGGCTTAAATCTTACTTTTAAAACGAATGCTGGGCCAAGCGGTTAATTCAAAGCAATACAAAAACAGTGGCTATGTTTGCATTATAGACATTGTGGCCCCTGATCTCTGTTAACCCTagtgaaaaaaacatctgttaaGTTTCTCTtcagtgcaccatttcacagcaagccactttgtttacatcttagtaTTTTGtagaaatgagaaaaatctgtggaattacGCCCCCTTTTTCTGTTTGGTGTTttcatacacatacatcacaggTGGGGTGGATACAGTTCACTTCCACTGCAACTTTACAACTTTCAGTTGCAGGTGCCTCAGTTTGCAGAAAACCAGTTCTAACTTCTACCCACCCTGTTGTTGCCAGTCTGGTCTTTGTAGTAGATCCAGTTGAGGTTCTCATTGGTGCGGTACTGAACGCTGTACTTGGTAATCCACTCATCTGCATCGCAGCGCCCTTGGGTCAGGATGCCGGACACCACCCTCGCCTCTTTGAGGTCAATCTGCAGCCACTGGTTGGTGTCCTGGTACTTAGACAACCAGGCacacctgcagagagagagagagagagagagagagagagagagagagagagagagagagagagagagagagagagagagagagagagagagagagagagagacattgttttaatttCTGAGTATACTAGAGACCTTCTGACTTGTAAAGCTGTTGTGAATGTAGTTCAAATTTGGGTGAGTTGTAGTTAATCTGAGATAAATCCTCCTTACAGCACACTTTGATCCCAAAACTGGAGATTCATCCCAGCTGCCTACCAATAATGTGTCATCTAATGATTGTAGCAAGAGTATAAGAACAAGCCAGAGTCAGTTAATTCAGTTGATTAGTTGAATTTCTGAAGGACAAAAAGTCTATCACTGAGTTTAATATTATACTATTAGTGTTTCATTCCATTGAAATATgtttataagtgtttataaGTAGAGCTGGGAATCATTTGACATGTTTTAATGCTGTTACCAATACTGATACCTTGACTGCTATACCAATTCCTGAGAGAAATACTTTTTGCGACACTTTCTTCTTAAGTTACAAACCTAAAGTGGGTGTGACTTAAAtcagaaatgagtgtgaggtgCTGGGAGTGGGTCTGTTAATTGACCATATCAAATTGAGGATTAATTAAGAAGCACTGAGAGGAATAACATGCTTATGGAATATAATTCAGACATTCAATCATCAGCCTAGATTTTGGAACTTGCATGCTTGTTGGCTAACATATGCTGATAAAACTGACTAGGTGTTGAAGTTCAGCATTGGATGATACTATTCTCTGTAGTAGTGATGTATTGTTGTACTGAAGTAATTTGCTCTTATTCATTTCACAAATACTCAGCCAAAATGCTTTAAATAAGTGaaactttttttgatcccacaaccggggaaattccacctctgcatttaacccatctgtgaagtgaaacaccacatacacactagtgaatacacatacactaaggggcagtgagcacacttgcccggagcggtgggcagccctatccacggcgcccgggcagttgggggttaggtgtcttgctcaaggcaATGGACtttcggccctggggatcgaaccggcaaccttccggtcacagggccagatccctaacctcctgcCCCTGCCCCCCCTTTACATCACTGTTAAAGAAACAGTGGTTAAGTAGCAAAAGCTGTGTTGCTAGAAGACACTGGTGTGTTTCTTAAGGGATCCACTCACCCAAATCCCTGGTTGTTGAGTCTGGCCTTGTTGGGGGTCCAGGAGGAGAACCAGCCCGTGTACTGGTCTTCATTAGAGCAGCTGATCTGATCTGGAGTGACCGCTCCAGCCTCAAAGCCCAGAGGCCTGTGATATGGGCATTCTGGGGAAAAATAAAGGTTGGCCATGTATTTCCCAGGTCAGTCTGTGAATTTTGTTTTAAGCCAGCCTTACACCAAATGACTTTTCAAGCAATTTCACTGTTGCAGATAAAATCATGAGAGTTTTGCCGGAGTTGTGGCACACTCCTGCCACTCAGTCTTTTTCTCATCTTGTCATTCCGATAAAATCAaccatgtttattattatcaaaAGTTTTTAGTCTTGGCTCTTGCAAATAGTAACTAGGCTAGATCCCCAGTCTTTGCACATAGTCTGTGACTAAAAACTCTGTGAGTAATGTTACATTGTCTTTAGATGTGAAAGGGTGTCAGACTTTAGTCTTTTCAGTCTTCTAGTGTATGGTTAGCATTAGGTGTCCCAGCTCATTCTCAGAAATGCTTTATTCATGCTGGATTTGACATGGGAATGCTTTTTTCATTGCTGGAACATATTGGACACTAAAGCACAAATTACACAGGCACACCACATATGTCACCAGTCACATAAAATTCTACTACAAGTAACAGGATTGAAGAAACCTACCTAAACACATGGCCTGATAAGCTCATGAGAGGGTAAGATACTAGTCTTCGTATAGCTAAGCTAACATTGTAGAAATAAGAttaaagattaagtgatacttttttgatcccacaaccggggaaattccacctccgcatttaacccatctgtgaagtgaaacaccacatacacactagtgaacacacacacacacacacaaggggcagtgagtacacttgcccagagcggtgggcagccctatccatggcgtcttgctcaaggatacctcagtcatggactgtcggctctggggatcgaagcGGCAACCTttcagtcacagggccagctccctaacctccagcccacgactgcccccctaaTAGTAGCCAAATGTCTAAGAGTTTATGTTAATTTAAAACAGGGGCTACCAGACTTGTCCAATAAAGGCCGGTGTGACTGCTGTTTTGTAGTCAAGCAATCAAGCAGAAGcgcacctgattccacttgtttaatctcGGCCGTCAAACAATTGTTTCATTATATAAGGTGTGGTCCTGCTTGACTGGCATGAAAACTTGTAGCCACACaggccctttgcagataagattgaCAAGCCCTGATTTAAAGGAATtatttgcttatgtggttcAGTGCTTTTCAACCATTGATGCCTCAATTTAGTCTAAAATGTGGTTTAATTCATGTCTGTGAAACTGACTGATAAAGTCCATAGTCACCAAGGTTTCTTTCTATAATTGTCTACAATGGCTGCCTGCTGCAGGTAGCTATACAGTGAGCTTTTGTACATTTGTATAGTCATAATGTGTAGTAAACTACATCAACAAGTGCAGAAACTGGTTTGAGAGACGTTTTGAGCAAATATATTCCTTTAATGAGAACTTTCAGAAAAAGTTGGAGTTAGTACACACTCTTCTTTGTTCTATGCAGAACAAAGAAAATGTGAAGTCTAATTGACCCCCCCACCACACAACTTCCCAACACCTGTCCTAAATTTGACCATGAAATATCTGATCACTCTATCAGCACATCACTAGTTAATCAGAATTCAGCCATTCTtatcaaaacacattaaaatacagGACAATGCAGTCCAACACTAGGATAACTGTGAAGGGGCAGCACATTTACAAGTAGCTTACTAATCCTCCTGTTTGGAGTGGCCTTGGCTCTCCTCTTTGGCACGTGTCGCTGAAAAGCCACTACTTAGTTTAATTCACAAACCATAAGCCGTAGACCAGTCCAGCTCACAGTAAGCTGTTCTTTTTCCGCACAAGAGCAACAATGGATTACAAACTTCACAATCCAGTGCAAGCCCATTGCGTGCCTGATGGACGTTGAACAGAATCACAGTAATCATTGCGCCAGGGCGGCTTCTCCATGACGAGTTTTGGGTGGCAAAACAAACATCACTAAGcttctctctccagctctgtAATTCCAGTACCATCCGCATGTCTGCATCTCCTTCCTAAAAGCTTTGCTCTAATGCTCCATTTTGATGGAGATCAGCGGCTGTTAGGACTTAACTTCGACAGATGGTTTGCCTTCTCAACTTAAGCTCCATCTCCACAACTAGCTCTGTTTGTCTTTTCCAGAAACAGAAAATTCTCGTGGGCTTTTAACGTGGGCACGTGAGAAAAGTGGATGGCCTTGAGTGAAATCTTTGCTGAGGACAAGTTTGGGTGTAAAGAGAAATACCACGCAATATGTGTCACACcttttaaatctgaaaataagaTATGCGAACGTTTGAACCGGTCATGTTAAATTTGGCAAATAGTtgtgaggttttgatatgacagtgacgATAAAAGCCTCTCCTATCATCAGgcacattaacacatttttctgGATTACTCTCAGATACATTAGCATTGACAGGTGGCTGTTTTTTTGACAGCAGGCCTTTTTGCCCGTGCCACACATAAGTGGACCTCTGCTATGCTGACCCATAGCTTCGAGCAGAGGGTCCTCTGATGTCCATTAAAGCTTGCCATGAGCCTCACCACAAACAGCTCAGACAGTAAGTCAGCAATGGGGCTGATTTCATTTGG
It contains:
- the rs1a gene encoding retinoschisin 1a, which encodes MEHSSLHALLLTLLLIGEARIGVHSQQGGEDNESWTKACKCDCDGGESPTEFTSITTGTSWSRGLECMPECPYHRPLGFEAGAVTPDQISCSNEDQYTGWFSSWTPNKARLNNQGFGCAWLSKYQDTNQWLQIDLKEARVVSGILTQGRCDADEWITKYSVQYRTNENLNWIYYKDQTGNNRVFYGNSDRSSSVQNLLRPPIVARYIRIIPLGWHTRIAIRMELLLCMNKCT